One segment of Mycolicibacterium baixiangningiae DNA contains the following:
- a CDS encoding MMPL family transporter: MLARIAAVSLAAPRRIIAAALLAAVAAAVFGVPVAGKLAAGGFEDPAAESSRAAALLAERFDQGDAQLLITVTSPRGATADAARAVGTEIVDTLRSSPHVASVTSAWTATGPAARELFSEDGRTGLVVAGVTGGEANSDRYAEQLVDAIGGERVDRDGVTVRAGGVAMVNNQITAQTRRDLLVMESIAIPFSFLVLVWVFGGLLAAAVPVGVGVIGIVGSLAVLHLITFFTDVSIFALNLCMAMGLALAIDYTLLMVSRYRDELAAGAGRDAALTRMMATAGRTVVFSATTVALPMLTMVLFPMYFLKSFAYAGVATVVFAALAALVLTPAAIAVLGDRIDALDVRRFGRRLLRRPEPTPVPVDRQCWYRSTKFVMRRAVPIGLTGIALLVLLGVPFLGVRWGLPDDRVLPHSASAHEVGDQLRTEFAGDPATAVSVVIPDAGGVSDSALSRYAADLSRVADVSSVSAPSGTYADGLRTGPPTAATGVREGSAFVTVSTDAPLFSDRSEAQLDALHAVAGPDGRSVELAGVAPSNRDSVAAITSRLPLVLGLIALSTFCLLFLLTGSVVLPLKALALNVLSLSAAFGAMVWIFQEGHLGGLGTTSTGTLVANIPVLLFCIAFGLSMDYEVFLMSRIREFWLASARTAADVTESVALGLARTGRVVTAAALVMSISFAALIAANVSFMRMFGLGLSLAVLADATLVRMVLVPAFMRVLGRWNWWSPKPLARLHDRIGISETTRLPGSA, translated from the coding sequence TCCTCCCGTGCCGCAGCGCTGCTCGCCGAGCGGTTCGACCAGGGGGACGCCCAGCTGCTCATCACGGTCACCTCACCGAGGGGAGCGACCGCGGACGCCGCCCGCGCGGTGGGCACCGAGATCGTGGACACGCTGCGCAGCTCACCGCACGTCGCGTCGGTGACGTCCGCGTGGACCGCGACCGGTCCCGCCGCGCGGGAGTTGTTCAGCGAGGACGGCCGCACGGGCCTGGTGGTCGCCGGAGTCACCGGAGGTGAGGCGAATAGCGACCGCTACGCCGAACAACTCGTCGACGCCATCGGAGGGGAGCGGGTCGACCGCGACGGCGTGACGGTGCGGGCCGGCGGCGTCGCGATGGTCAACAACCAGATCACCGCCCAGACCCGGCGAGACCTGCTGGTGATGGAGTCGATCGCGATCCCGTTCAGCTTCCTGGTCCTGGTCTGGGTGTTCGGGGGACTGCTGGCCGCCGCGGTCCCGGTGGGTGTCGGCGTGATCGGGATCGTCGGATCGCTCGCGGTGCTGCACCTCATCACGTTCTTCACCGACGTGTCGATCTTCGCGCTGAATCTGTGCATGGCCATGGGGCTCGCCCTGGCGATCGACTACACGCTGTTGATGGTGAGCCGTTATCGCGACGAGCTGGCCGCCGGCGCCGGGCGCGACGCCGCGCTGACCCGCATGATGGCGACCGCGGGCCGGACCGTCGTGTTCTCCGCGACCACGGTCGCGCTGCCGATGCTCACGATGGTGCTGTTCCCGATGTACTTCCTCAAGTCGTTCGCGTACGCCGGGGTGGCGACGGTCGTCTTCGCGGCGCTGGCCGCCCTGGTGCTCACCCCGGCGGCGATCGCGGTGCTCGGCGATCGCATCGATGCCCTCGACGTGCGGCGGTTCGGTCGGCGGCTGCTACGCCGGCCCGAGCCGACGCCCGTGCCGGTGGATCGCCAATGTTGGTACCGCTCAACGAAATTCGTGATGCGGCGCGCCGTGCCGATCGGATTGACCGGCATCGCGCTGCTGGTGCTGCTCGGCGTGCCGTTCCTCGGGGTGCGGTGGGGCCTGCCCGACGACCGCGTCCTGCCGCACTCGGCGTCGGCGCACGAGGTCGGTGACCAGTTGCGCACGGAGTTCGCCGGCGACCCGGCCACGGCGGTCAGCGTGGTGATCCCCGACGCGGGCGGGGTGAGCGACAGCGCGCTCAGTCGCTACGCCGCCGACCTGTCACGCGTGGCGGATGTGTCGTCGGTGTCGGCGCCGTCGGGCACCTATGCGGACGGACTGCGGACCGGTCCGCCGACGGCGGCCACCGGCGTGCGCGAAGGGAGCGCATTCGTCACGGTGTCCACCGATGCGCCGCTGTTCTCGGATCGGTCCGAAGCGCAACTCGATGCCCTGCACGCGGTGGCCGGACCCGACGGCCGGTCGGTCGAGTTGGCCGGCGTCGCACCGAGCAACCGCGACAGCGTCGCCGCCATCACCTCGCGCCTGCCGCTCGTGCTCGGGCTGATCGCCCTGTCCACGTTCTGCCTGCTGTTCCTGTTGACGGGCAGCGTGGTGCTCCCGCTCAAAGCGCTGGCACTCAACGTGCTCTCGCTCAGCGCGGCGTTCGGGGCCATGGTCTGGATCTTCCAGGAGGGCCACCTCGGCGGGCTGGGCACGACGTCCACCGGGACACTCGTCGCCAACATCCCGGTGTTGCTGTTCTGCATCGCGTTCGGGCTGTCGATGGACTACGAGGTGTTCCTGATGTCGCGGATCCGCGAGTTCTGGCTGGCGTCCGCGCGCACCGCGGCCGACGTGACCGAGAGTGTCGCGCTCGGGTTGGCACGCACCGGCCGGGTCGTCACCGCGGCCGCGCTGGTGATGTCGATCAGCTTCGCCGCACTCATCGCCGCGAACGTGTCGTTCATGAGGATGTTCGGACTGGGCTTGAGCCTGGCGGTGCTCGCCGACGCCACGCTGGTGCGGATGGTGCTGGTGCCCGCGTTCATGCGGGTTCTGGGGCGGTGGAACTGGTGGTCGCCGAAACCGTTGGCGCGCTTACACGACAGGATCGGGATCAGCGAGACGACCCGCCTTCCAGGGTCTGCTTGA